The Parus major isolate Abel chromosome Z, Parus_major1.1, whole genome shotgun sequence genome has a window encoding:
- the CZH5orf51 gene encoding UPF0600 protein C5orf51 homolog isoform X1: protein MAVAALRPRVAALGRRLGAPGARDTFLAKGSANLDKLMDLCNEEEEHPSTLFQLYTQAVLDITYFEENQLVDEDFPEESSFQKLKELICVLSEPEDLVRECSIKEEPINILGVELLECLYWRKGALLYMYCHTAKERSEWLQENTATFKKCLNDGVHYLMKMLSFRCPLQLDEDISLQDKDTARLLSEGIFSDTHLLAMMYSGEMCYWGLKHCGEGKQESLESVDPLSNGDVGSRSQSISLDFQETGRNMLTKYVAVCEGPLKGQGWNTTTAKQMLHYFVKSHN, encoded by the exons ATGGCGGTGGCGGCGCTGCGGCCGCGGGTGGCGGCGCTGGGCCGGCGGCTCGGGGCGCCCGGGGCCCGCG ATACCTTCTTAGCGAAAGGCTCTGCTAATCTGGACAAGTTGATGGACCTCTGCAACGAGGAGGAAGAACATCCTTCCACGCTTTTTCAGCTCTACACCCAG GCTGTCCTAGACATTACATATTTTGAGGAAAACCAGCTTGTGGATGAAGATTTTCCAGAAGAATCTTCCTTTCAAAAGCTAAAAGAACTTATTTGTGTTCTTTCAGAACCAGAAGACCTAGTGAGGGAATGCAGCATAAAAGAAGAA cCCATCAACATCCTTGGTGTAGAGTTGTTAGAATGTCTTtactggagaaaaggagccCTGCTTTACATGTACTGCcacacagcaaaagaaaggagTGAATGGCTACAAGAAAACACTGCCACATTTAAAAAG TGTCTTAATGATGGAGTTCATTACTTAATGAAGATGCTTAGCTTTAGATGCCCTCTTCAGCTAGATGAAGATATCTCACTTCAAGATAAAGACACAGCTAGATTACTCAGTGAAG GTATATTTAGTGACACTCACTTACTGGCGATGATGTACAGTGGAGAAATGTGCTACTGGGGACTGAAACACTGTGGAGAAGGGAAGCAGGAAAGCCTTGAGTCAGTAGATCCTTTGTCTAACGGTGACGTGGGCAGCAGATCACAGAGCATATCGCTGGATTTCCAGGAAACAGGGAGAAACATGTTGACAAAGTATGTGGCCGTATGTGAGGGACCCTTAAAAGGTCAAGGGTGGAACACAACAACTGCAAAACAAATGCTGCATTACTTTGTGAAGTCCCACAACTAA
- the CZH5orf51 gene encoding UPF0600 protein C5orf51 homolog isoform X2 — MAVAALRPRVAALGRRLGAPGARDTFLAKGSANLDKLMDLCNEEEEHPSTLFQLYTQAVLDITYFEENQLVDEDFPEESSFQKLKELICVLSEPEDLVRECSIKEECLNDGVHYLMKMLSFRCPLQLDEDISLQDKDTARLLSEGIFSDTHLLAMMYSGEMCYWGLKHCGEGKQESLESVDPLSNGDVGSRSQSISLDFQETGRNMLTKYVAVCEGPLKGQGWNTTTAKQMLHYFVKSHN, encoded by the exons ATGGCGGTGGCGGCGCTGCGGCCGCGGGTGGCGGCGCTGGGCCGGCGGCTCGGGGCGCCCGGGGCCCGCG ATACCTTCTTAGCGAAAGGCTCTGCTAATCTGGACAAGTTGATGGACCTCTGCAACGAGGAGGAAGAACATCCTTCCACGCTTTTTCAGCTCTACACCCAG GCTGTCCTAGACATTACATATTTTGAGGAAAACCAGCTTGTGGATGAAGATTTTCCAGAAGAATCTTCCTTTCAAAAGCTAAAAGAACTTATTTGTGTTCTTTCAGAACCAGAAGACCTAGTGAGGGAATGCAGCATAAAAGAAGAA TGTCTTAATGATGGAGTTCATTACTTAATGAAGATGCTTAGCTTTAGATGCCCTCTTCAGCTAGATGAAGATATCTCACTTCAAGATAAAGACACAGCTAGATTACTCAGTGAAG GTATATTTAGTGACACTCACTTACTGGCGATGATGTACAGTGGAGAAATGTGCTACTGGGGACTGAAACACTGTGGAGAAGGGAAGCAGGAAAGCCTTGAGTCAGTAGATCCTTTGTCTAACGGTGACGTGGGCAGCAGATCACAGAGCATATCGCTGGATTTCCAGGAAACAGGGAGAAACATGTTGACAAAGTATGTGGCCGTATGTGAGGGACCCTTAAAAGGTCAAGGGTGGAACACAACAACTGCAAAACAAATGCTGCATTACTTTGTGAAGTCCCACAACTAA
- the FBXO4 gene encoding F-box only protein 4 isoform X2, which produces MAAAAEQRGAGLEAAVRGGLRVLRERWMRGTRERGGTAPDPLPAPPDGAEGASALQTLPIDVQLNIMSFLSPQDLCRLGSTSCYWRAAVQDPLLWRYFLLRDLPSWTSVDWKSLPDEEIFNKAFSEVSDNALYDYMAVYKRSCPQGRRSLKSSRPRYGAVTSFLQSLVTQAEPRFAMFGPGLEELDNSLVQKMMTCPEILLVAGLPHRQIHGIGSGVSFQFSNNQKFNIVTLYSTTSVERRRAREEQAVAVNKMFYQENNTEGNQQAMHYSVIAQVRKVCEVVDGFIYVANAEAHRDAGHCSCNFRWIAKWN; this is translated from the exons ATGGCGGCGGCAGCGGAGCAGCGCGGCGCCGGCCTGGAGGCCGCGGTGCGGGGCGGGCTGCGCGTCCTCCGGGAGCGCTGGATGCGGGGCACCCGCGAGCGTGGCGGCACCGCGCCCGACCCGCTCCCGGCGCCCCCGGACGGTGCGGAGGGAGCGAGCGCCCTGCAGACGCTGCCG ATCGACGTGCAGCTGAACATCATGTCCTTCCTCTCGCCCCAAGATTTGTGCCGCTTAGGAAGCACGAGTTGTTACTGGAGGGCAGCTGTGCAAGACCCGTTGTTGTGGAGGTATTTTCTCCTGCGGGATCTCCCCTCTTGGACATCTGTTGATTGGAAATCACTTCCAGATGAGGAGATTTTTAATAAAGCCTTTTCAGAGGTCAGCGACAATGCACTGTATGATTACATGGCAGT ATATAAAAGGAGCTGTCCTCAGGGTAGAAGAAGTTTGAAATCGAGCCGCCCCCGGTATGGGGCTGTGACTTCCTTTTTGCAATCACTGGTCACTCAGGCAGAACCTCGCTTTGCTATGTTTGGGCCAGGTTTGGAAGAGCTGGACAACTCTTTAGTACAAAAGATGATGACATGCCCAGAAATTCTGCTGGTAGCTGGCCTACCTCATAGACAAATTCATG gAATTGGATCAGGAGTCAGTTTTCAGTTCAGCAACAACCAAAAATTCAATATTGTGACACTGTATTCCACCACAAG CGTGGAAAGGAGGAGAGCAAGGGAGGAGCAAGCTGTTGCTGTGAATAAGATGTTTTACCAAGAGAACAACACAGAAGGGAATCAGCAAGCCATGCACTACAGTGTAATAGCTCAAGTGAGGAAGGTGTGCGAAGTAGTTGATGGATTCATTTATGTTGCTAATGCAGAAGCTCACAGAG atGCAGGACACTGTAGCTGCAACTTTAGATGGATTGCTAAATGGAATTGA
- the FBXO4 gene encoding F-box only protein 4 isoform X1, producing the protein MAAAAEQRGAGLEAAVRGGLRVLRERWMRGTRERGGTAPDPLPAPPDGAEGASALQTLPIDVQLNIMSFLSPQDLCRLGSTSCYWRAAVQDPLLWRYFLLRDLPSWTSVDWKSLPDEEIFNKAFSEVSDNALYDYMAVYKRSCPQGRRSLKSSRPRYGAVTSFLQSLVTQAEPRFAMFGPGLEELDNSLVQKMMTCPEILLVAGLPHRQIHGIGSGVSFQFSNNQKFNIVTLYSTTSVERRRAREEQAVAVNKMFYQENNTEGNQQAMHYSVIAQVRKVCEVVDGFIYVANAEAHREHDRQEELARILAMIDPALGPPNRPLLVLSCVSHVGVKRIPCVYVAHQLQLNLLHQPWMMQDTVAATLDGLLNGIEWLLEEANCKSA; encoded by the exons ATGGCGGCGGCAGCGGAGCAGCGCGGCGCCGGCCTGGAGGCCGCGGTGCGGGGCGGGCTGCGCGTCCTCCGGGAGCGCTGGATGCGGGGCACCCGCGAGCGTGGCGGCACCGCGCCCGACCCGCTCCCGGCGCCCCCGGACGGTGCGGAGGGAGCGAGCGCCCTGCAGACGCTGCCG ATCGACGTGCAGCTGAACATCATGTCCTTCCTCTCGCCCCAAGATTTGTGCCGCTTAGGAAGCACGAGTTGTTACTGGAGGGCAGCTGTGCAAGACCCGTTGTTGTGGAGGTATTTTCTCCTGCGGGATCTCCCCTCTTGGACATCTGTTGATTGGAAATCACTTCCAGATGAGGAGATTTTTAATAAAGCCTTTTCAGAGGTCAGCGACAATGCACTGTATGATTACATGGCAGT ATATAAAAGGAGCTGTCCTCAGGGTAGAAGAAGTTTGAAATCGAGCCGCCCCCGGTATGGGGCTGTGACTTCCTTTTTGCAATCACTGGTCACTCAGGCAGAACCTCGCTTTGCTATGTTTGGGCCAGGTTTGGAAGAGCTGGACAACTCTTTAGTACAAAAGATGATGACATGCCCAGAAATTCTGCTGGTAGCTGGCCTACCTCATAGACAAATTCATG gAATTGGATCAGGAGTCAGTTTTCAGTTCAGCAACAACCAAAAATTCAATATTGTGACACTGTATTCCACCACAAG CGTGGAAAGGAGGAGAGCAAGGGAGGAGCAAGCTGTTGCTGTGAATAAGATGTTTTACCAAGAGAACAACACAGAAGGGAATCAGCAAGCCATGCACTACAGTGTAATAGCTCAAGTGAGGAAGGTGTGCGAAGTAGTTGATGGATTCATTTATGTTGCTAATGCAGAAGCTCACAGAG AACATGATCGTCAGGAGGAGCTGGCTCGTATTTTGGCAATGATTGATCCAGCCCTTGGGCCTCCGAACAGACCTCTGTTGGTTTTGTCCTGCGTGTCTCATGTTGGTGTGAAAAGAATTCCGTGTGTTTATGTGGCACATCAGTTGCAACTAAATCTGCTGCATCAGCCCTGGATG atGCAGGACACTGTAGCTGCAACTTTAGATGGATTGCTAAATGGAATTGAGTGGCTCTTGGAAGAAGCAAATTGTAAAAGTGCTTAG